Proteins encoded in a region of the Drosophila sechellia strain sech25 chromosome 2L, ASM438219v1, whole genome shotgun sequence genome:
- the LOC6611329 gene encoding myosin-VIIa has protein sequence MVIVTRGDYIWIEPASGREFDVAIGARVVSAEGRRIQVRDDDGDEVWLAPERRIKAMHASSVQGVEDMISLGDLHEAGILRNLLIRYKENLIYTYTGSILVAVNPYQILPIYTGDQIKLYKERKIGELPPHIFAIGDNAYAHMKRYRQDQCIVISGESGAGKTESTKLILQYLAAISGKHSWIEQQILEANPILEAFGNAKTIRNDNSSRFGKYIDIHFSANGVIEGAKIEQYLLEKSRIVSQNHSERNYHVFYCILAGLSSDEKSRLDLAMAADYKYLTGGNSITCEGRDDAAEFSDIRSAMKVLLFSDQEIWEIIKLLAALLHCGNIKYKATVVDNLDATEIPEYINVERVAGLLGLPIQPLIDALTRRTLFAHGETVVSTLSRDQSVDVRDAFVKGIYGRMFVHIVRKINTAIFKPRGTSRNAIGVLDIFGFENFDQNSFEQFCINYANENLQQFFVQHIFKLEQEEYNHEAINWQHIEFVDNQDALDLIAIKQLNIMALIDEEARFPKGTDQTMLAKLHKTHGSHKNYLKPKSDINTSFGLNHFAGVVFYDTRGFLDKNRDTFSPDLLHLVSQSTNKFLRQIFAQDIEMGAETRKRTPTLSTQFRKSLDALMKTLSSCQPFFIRCIKPNELKKPMMFDRGLCCRQLRYSGMMETIRIRRAGYPIRHGFREFVERYRFLIPGVPPAHRTDCQAATSRICAVVLGKSDYQLGHTKVFLKDAHDLFLEQERDRVLTRKILILQRSIRGWVYRRRFLRLRAAAITVQRFWKGYAQRKRYRNMRVGYMRLQALIRSRVLSHRFRHLRGHIVGLQAHARGYLVRREYGHKMWAVIKIQSHVRRMIAMRRYRKLRLEHKQFAEVLQLRKLEEQELLHRGNKHAREIAEQHYRDRLHELERREIQEQLENRRRVEVNMNIINDAARKQEEPVDDGKLVEAMFDFLPDSSSDAPTPHGGRETSVFNDLPHAQNVNQDDIIAPIHISEDEEDLSEFKFQKFAATYFQGNVNHQYAKKALKHPLLPLHTQGDQLAAQALWITILRFTGDMPEPKYHTMDRMDTTSVMSKVTATLGRNFIRSKEFQEAQLMGLDPDAFLKQKPRSIRHKLVSLTLKRKNKLGEDVRRRLQDDEYTADSYQSWLQSRPTSNLEKLHFIIGHGILRAELRDEIYCQICKQLTNNPLKSSHARGWILLSLCVGCFAPSEKFVNYLRAFIREGPPGYAPYCEERLKRTFNNGTRNQPPSWLELQATKSKKPIMLPITFMDGNTKTLLADSATTARELCNQLSDKISLKDQFGFSLYIALFDKVSSLGSGGDHVMDAISQCEQYAKEQGAQERNAPWRLFFRKEIFAPWHEPTHDQVATNLIYQQVVRGVKFGEYRCDKEEDLAMIAAQQYFIEYSTDMSMERLFTLLPNFIPDFCLSGVDKAIERWAALVLQAYKKSYYVKDKIAPLKIKEDIVSYAKYKWPLLFSRFYEAYRNSGPNLPKNDVIIAVNWTGVYVVDDQEQVLLELSFPEITAVSSQKTNKVFTQTFSLSTVRGEEFTFQSPNAEDIRDLVVYFLDGLKKRSKYVIALQDYRAPSDGTSFLSFFKGDLIILEDESCGESVLNNGWCIGRCDRSQERGDFPAETVYVLPTLSKPPQDILALFNIEEAHHGRRLSMASNGGAVEPRDRPHTLMEYALDHFRLPPKRTMSKTLTLSSKRSEELWRYSRDPIKAPLLRKLQSKEEFAEEACFAFAAILKYMGDLPSKRPRMGNEITDHIFDGPLKHEILRDEIYCQLMKQLTDNRNRMSEERGWELMWLATGLFACSQGLLKELLLFLRTRRHPISQDSMHRLQKTIRHGQRKYPPHQVEVEAIQHKTTQIFHKVYFPDDTDEAFEVDSSTRAKDFCNNISQRLSLRTSEGFSLFVKIADKVISVPEGDFFFDFVRHLTDWIKKARPIRDGANPQFTYQVFFMKKLWTNTVPGKDRNADLIFHYHQELPKLLRGYHKCSREEAAKLAALVFRVRFGENKQELQAIPQMLRELIPSDIMKMQSTSEWKRSIVASYNQDGGMTSEDAKVAFLKIVYRWPTFGSAFFEVKQTTEPNYPEMLLIAINKHGVSLIHPVTKDILVTHPFTRISNWSSGNTYFHMTIGNLVRGSKLLCETSLGYKMDDLLTSYISLMLTNMNKNRTIRAN, from the exons GGTGACTACATCTGGATAGAGCCCGCATCTGGGCGAGAATTCGATGTGGCCATTGGAGCACGTGTCGTCTCCGCCGAGGGTCGTCGCATCCAGGTGCGCGATGACGATGGCGACGAGGTGTGGCTGGCACCCGAGCGCCGCATCAAGGCCATGCACGCGTCCTCCGTTCAGGGAGTGGAGGACATGATATCCCTGGGTGATCTGCACGAGGCTGGCATCTTGCGGAATCTACTCATCCGCTACAAGGAGAATCTGATATAC ACTTACACGGGCTCCATACTGGTTGCCGTTAATCCCTACCAGATTCTGCCAATCTACACGGGCGATCAGATCAAGCTCTATAAGGAGCGGAAAATCGGAGAGCTACCGCCGCACATCTTTGCGATTGGCGACAATGCGTATGCGCATATGAAACGATATCGCCAGGATCAGTGTATCGTTATTTCCGGAGAATCTGGAGCTGGAAAGACGGAGAGCACAAAGTTAATACTGCAGTATCTGGCTGCGATTAGTGGCAAACACTCATGGATCGAACAGCAAATCCTCGAAGCGAATCCCATTTTGGAAGCTTTCGGAAATGCCAAAACCATTCGTAATGATAATTCATCGCG CTTTGGCAAATACATAGATATACACTTTAGCGCCAATGGCGTGATCGAGGGAGCCAAAATCGAGCAGTACCTGCTGGAGAAGTCGCGAATTGTTTCCCAAAATCATAGCGAACGCAATTATCATGTCTTTTACTGCATTTTGGCCGGACTATCGTCAGATGAGAAGAGCCGCCTCGATCTTGCCATGGCTGCTGATTACAA ATATCTGACTGGTGGCAATAGCATTACCTGCGAGGGACGCGATGATGCCGCCGAGTTCTCCGACATTCGATCTGCCATGAAGGTTTTGCTCTTCTCCGATCAGGAAATCTGGGAGATAATTAAACTCCTGGCTGCCCTTCTCCACTGCGGTAACATCAAATATAAGGCGACGGTGGTGGATAATCTGGATGCTACCGAAATACCGGAATACATAAATGTGGAGCGTGTTGCCGGGCTACTTGGACTTCCCATTCAGCCGCTAATTGATGCTCTAACACGTCGAACGCTTTTTGCTCATGGAGAAACCGTGGTGTCCACTCTGTCGCGCGATCAATCCGTGGATGTGCGCGATGCCTTTGTGAAAGGCATATACGGACGTATGTTTGTGCACATCGTTCGAAAGATCAACACGGCTATATTCAAGCCGCGCGGCACATCCCGAAATGCCATCGGAGTTCTCGACATTTTTGGTTTTGAGAACTTCGATCAGAATAGCTTTGAGCAGTTTTGCATCAACTATGCCAATGAGAATCTGCAGCAGTTCTTCGTGCAGCATATTTTTAAACTTGAGCAGGAAGAGTATAACCACGAGGCCATCAACTGGCAACACATTGAGTTCGTAGATAATCAGGATGCGCTCGACCTGATAGCTATTAAGCAGCTTAATATTATGGCTTTAATCGATGAGGAGGCCCGGTTTCCCAAGGGCACGGATCAGACGATGCTGGCCAAACTGCACAAAACCCATGGATCGCACAAGAACTATTTGAAGCCGAAGTCGGATATTAACACCAGCTTTGGACTGAATCACTTTGCCGGCGTGGTGTTCTACGACACACGAGGATTTCTAGATAAAAACCGGGACACCTTCAGTCCCGATCTTTTGCATTTGGTTAGCCAGAGTACGAACAAGTTCCTCCGACAAATCTTTGCTCAGGACATAGAGATGGGTGCAGAGACGCGAAAGCGAACGCCCACACTCTCCACACAGTTTCGAAAATCTCTCGATGCGCTGATGAAGACGCTCAGCAGTTGTCAGCCATTCTTTATTCGTTGTATCAAACCCAACGAGCTGAAGAAGCCAATGATGTTTGACCGTGGCTTGTGCTGTCGTCAGCTGCGATACTCTGGCATGATGGAAACGATCCGAATTCGTCGCGCTGGATATCCCATTCGGCATGGATTCAGAGAGTTCGTCGAGCGTTATCGCTTCCTGATACCGGGAGTTCCACCAGCTCATCGCACGGATTGTCAGGCGGCGACTTCGAGGATTTGTGCCGTGGTTCTGGGCAAGTCCGACTATCAGCTGGGCCACACCAAGGTCTTCCTCAAGGATGCCCACGATCTGTTTCTGGAGCAGGAGAGAGATCGCGTGCTTACGCGAAAAATCCTCATTCTGCAGCGCAGCATTCGAGGTTGGGTGTACCGACGAAGGTTTCTACGCCTGAGAGCTGCTGCTATCACTGTGCAGCGATTCTGGAAGGGCTATGCTCAACGTAAACGATACCGGAACATGCGAGTGGGCTACATGCGTTTGCAAGCGTTGATCCGTTCTAGGGTTCTGTCACATCGTTTCCGCCATCTGAGGGGCCACATTGTCGGTCTGCAAGCCCATGCCCGAGGATATTTGGTCAGGCGAGAGTATGGTCACAAAATGTGGGCCGTCATTAAGATCCAGTCTCATGTGCGGCGTATGATTGCCATGCGTCGCTACCGGAAACTTCGCTTGGAACATAAACAGTTTGCCGAAGTTCTTCAGCTGCGCAAACTGGAGGAGCAGGAACTGCTGCATCGTGGCAATAAGCATGCCCGTGAAATTGCCGAGCAGCATTACCGAGATCGATTGCACGAGCTGGAGCGTCGGGAAATTCAGGAGCAATTGGAGAATCGTCGTCGAGTGGAGGTCAATATGAATATTATCAATGATGCAGCTCGCAAGCAGGAGGAGCCGGTGGACGATGGCAAACTCGTGGAGGCCATGTTTGACTTCCTTCCCGATTCCAGTAGCGATGCCCCTACTCCGCATGGTGGACGTGAAACGTCCGTGTTTAACGATCTGCCTCACGCGCAAAATGTCAACCAGGACGATATCATTGCACCCATACACATATCCGAGGATGAGGAGGATCTATCGGAATTCAAATTCCAGAAATTCGCCGCCACCTACTTCCAAGGGAATGTTAATCATCAGTATGCAAAGAAAGCTTTGAAGCATCCCTTACTTCCGCTCCATACGCAAGGCGATCAACTTGCCGCCCAGGCATTGTGGATAACCATTCTGAGGTTTACAGGTGATATGCCGGAGCCGAAGTATCACACAATGGATCGCATGGACACTACTTCCGTCATGTCCAAGGTCACTGCCACCTTGGGGCGCAATTTCATCAGGAGTAAG GAATTCCAAGAGGCTCAGCTTATGGGCCTGGATCCAGATGCTTTCCTGAAGCAAAAGCCACGGTCGATCCGCCACAAACTCGTATCCTTGACGTTGAAGCGAAAGAACAAATTGGGTGAGGATGTGCGTCGCCGACTGCAAGATGATGAATACACGGCGGATAGCTACCAATCGTGGCTCCAATCCCGTCCAACCTCCAACCTTGAAAAGCTGCATTTTATCATTGGCCATGGTATCCTGCGGGCGGAGCTGCGTGACGAAATATACTGCCAGATTTGCAAGCAGCTGACGAACAATCCTTTGAAATCCTCACATGCCAGAGGCTGGATTCTGTTATCCCTGTGCGTCGGATGTTTTGCTCCATCGGAAAAGTTTGTTAACTACTTGAGGGCCTTTATCCGTGAGGGTCCACCTGGATATGCACCGTACTGCGAGGAGCGACTGAAACGAACTTTTAACAATGGAACTCGCAATCAACCGCCATCGTGGCTGGAGTTGCAGGCCACCAAATCCAAAAAGCCCATCATGTTGCCCATTACCTTTATGGATGGAAATACAAAGACTCTGTTGGCTGATTCGGCCACCACGGCCCGGGAACTATGCAATCAACTGTCCGACAAGATAAGTCTCAAAGATCAGTTTGGGTTTTCCCTGTACATAGCTCTGTTCGACAAAGTTAGTTCTTTGGGAAGTGGCGGGGACCACGTGATGGACGCCATCTCACAATGTGAGCAGTATGCAAAGGAGCAGGGCGCCCAGGAGCGAAATGCACCGTGGCGTCTGTTCTTCCGCAAGGAAATCTTTGCTCCTTGGCACGAACCCACACACGATCAGGTTGCCACCAATCTTATTTACCAGCAGGTGGTGCGAGGCGTTAAGTTTGGCGAATACCGGTGCGATAAGGAGGAAGACTTGGCCATGATAGCTGCGCAGCAATATTTCATCGAATACTCTACCGATATGTCAATGGAGCGGCTGTTTACCCTTCTGCCAAACTTCATACCCGACTTTTGTCTCAGCGGAGTGGACAAGGCCATTGAACGTTGGGCAGCTTTGGTTCTGCAGGCCTATAAGAAATCGTACTATGTCAAGGACAAGATTGCACCCTTAAAAATTAAGGAGGATATAGTTAGCTACGCCAAGTACAAGTGGCCTCTGCTCTTTTCTCGTTTCTACGAAGCGTATCGAAACTCCGGTCCGAATCTGCCCAAAAACGATGTCATCATTGCGGTAAACTGGACCGGCGTGTATGTGGTGGATGATCAGGAACAGGTCCTGTTGGAACTGAGCTTCCCCGAGATAACTGCCGTGTCCAGTCAGAAGACCAACAAGGTCTTCACCCAGACTTTCAGCCTTTCCACTGTTCGAGGCGAGGAGTTCACCTTCCAGAGCCCCAATGCTGAGGATATCCGAGATCTGGTTGTCTACTTCTTAGATGGCCTGAAGAAACG ATCGAAATACGTCATAGCCTTGCAGGACTATCGCGCGCCTTCAGATGGAACAAGTTTTCTGTCTTTCTTTAAGGGAGATCTGATCATTCTAGAGGACGAATCCTGTGGAGAATCAGTACTGAACAACGGCTGGTGCATAGGACGCTGCGATCGTTCACAGGAGCGAGGAGACTTCCCCGCCGAAACTGTGTATGTGCTGCCCACCCTTAGCAAACCGCCGCAGGATATTTTGGCCCTGTTCAACATCGAGGAGGCGCATCATGGACGACGTCTTAGCATGGCTTCCAATGGTGGTGCTGTGGAACCAAGGGATCGACCTCATACGCTGATGGAGTATGCCCTGGATCATTTCCGTTTGCCACCGAAACGAACAATGTCGAAAACACTCACTCTCAGTTCAAAACGCAGTGAGGAACTGTGGCGCTACTCCCGGGATCCAATTAAGGCGCCGCTGCTGCGCAAGTTGCAAAGCAAGGAAGAGTTTGCCGAGGAGGCCTGCTTCGCTTTTGCCGCCATACTGAAGTATATGGGAGATCTGCCCTCCAAGCGTCCGCGGATGGGCAACGAAATAACCGATCACATATTTGATGGACCCCTGAAGCACGAAATTCTGCGCGACGAGATCTATTGTCAACTGATGAAGCAGCTAACGGACAACCGCAACCGAATGTCCGAGGAGAGGGGCTGGGAGCTGATGTGGTTGGCCACGGGACTGTTTGCCTGCTCACAGGGTTTGCTCAAGGAATTGCTACTATTCCTGCGCACCAGGCGTCATCCCATCTCACAGGATTCAATGCATCGACTACAGAAAACTATACGCCATGGACAACGCAAATATCCGCCGCATCAGGTGGAGGTGGAAGCCATACAGCATAAAACCACACAGATCTTCCACAAGGTCTACTTCCCGGACGACACAGACGAGGCCTTCGAAGTGGACAGCTCCACACGGGCGAAGGATTTCTGCAACAACATCTCGCAGCGCCTTTCGCTGCGCACCAGCGAGGGCTTCTCCCTGTTTGTGAAGATCGCCGATAAGGTCATTTCTGTGCCCGAAGGTGATTTCTTCTTCGATTTCGTACGCCATTTGACCGACTGGATTAAAAAAGCGCGTCCCATACGAGATGGAGCGAATCCGCAGTTCACTTACCAGGTCTTCTTCATGAAGAAACTGTGGACGAACACAGTGCCAGGCAAGGATCGGAATGCCGATCTTATATTCCACTATCACCAGGAGTTGCCCAAGCTGTTGCGTGGCTATCACAAGTGTTCCAGGGAGGAGGCGGCTAAGTTGGCCGCTCTAGTCTTCCGTGTGCGCTTTGgtgaaaataaacaagaacTGCAGGCCATACC ACAAATGCTGAGGGAACTTATTCCATCGGATATTATGAAAATGCAGAGCACTAGCGAATGGAAACGATCGATTGTTGCATCTTATAACCAGGATGGGGGCATGACTTCCGAAGACGCGAAGGTGGCCTTCTTGAAGATTGTATATAG aTGGCCAACTTTTGGCTCCGCTTTCTTTGAGGTGAAGCAAACCACTGAACCGAATTATCCCGAAATGCTTTTGATAGCCATTAACAAACACGGCGTGAGTCTCATACATCCAGTAACCAAG gACATTTTGGTAACGCATCCATTTACACGCATCTCGAATTGGTCATCGGGCAATACATATTTCCACATGACCATCGGAAATCTGGTTAGGGGCTCGAAGTTGTTATGTGAAACGTCGCTGGGCTACAAGATGGACGATCTGCTGACTTCATATATCTCGTTGATGTTGACCAATATGAACAAAAATCGAACCATTCGAGCCAACTAG
- the LOC6611328 gene encoding suppressor of hairless protein has protein sequence MKSYSQFNLNAAAPPAIAYETTVVNPNGSPLDPHQQQQQQSQDMPHFGLPGPQPPSSQQQQQQMQVHHQQQQQQQQQQQQHQQQMQMSLLPGPYRPHIEEKKLTRDAMEKYMRERNDMVIVILHAKVAQKSYGNEKRFFCPPPCIYLFGSGWRRRYEEMLQQGEGEQGAQLCAFIGIGSSDQDMQQLDLNGKQYCAAKTLFISDSDKRKHFMLSVKMFYGNGHDIGVFNSKRIKVISKPSKKKQSLKNADLCIASGTNVALFNRLRSQTVSTRYLHVENGHFHASSTQWGAFTIHLLDDNESESEEFQVRDGYIHYGATVKLVCSVTGMALPRLIIRKVDKQMALLEADDPVSQLHKCAFYMKDTDRMYLCLSQEKIIQFQATPCPKEPNKEMINDGACWTIISTDKAEYQFYEGMGPVASPVTPVPIVNSLNLNGGGDVAMLELSGDNFTPHLQVWFGDVEAETMYRCTETLLCVVPEISQFRGEWLWVRQPTQVPISLVRNDGIIYATGLTFTYTPEPGPRPHCNTQAEDVMRARQNNNNNNITSISNNNNSNNAGSPAAGGGLQQQQQQHQALPSISEVQWNSHGSGLS, from the exons ATGAAGAGCTACagccaatttaatttaaacgcCGCCGCCCCGCCCGCCATTGCCTACGAGACTACGGTTGTAAATCCCAACGGCTCGCCACTCGATcctcaccagcagcagcagcaacagagcCAGGATATGCCGCACTTTGGACTGCCCGGTCCGCAGCCGCCGtcgtcgcagcagcagcaacaacaaatgcaagtgcaccaccaacagcagcagcagcaacaacaacaacagcagcagcaccaacaacaaatgcagATGTCCTTGCTGCCGGGTCCTTACCGGCCGCACATCGAGGAGAAGAAGCTGACGCGGGACGCCATGGAGAAGTATATGCGCGAGCGCAACGACATGGTCATCGTTATCCTGCACGCCAAG GTGGCCCAAAAGTCCTATGGCAATGAGAAGCGATTCTTTTGCCCACCGCCGTGCATTTATCTGTTCGGAAGTGGCTGGCGCCGGCGGTACGAGGAGATGTTGCAGCAGGGCGAGGGCGAACAAGGAGCACAACTATGCGCTTTCATCGGAATCGGCAGCAGTGACCAGGACATGCAGCAGCTAGATCTCAATGGCAAGCAGTACTGTGCGGCCAAGACGCTCTTCATTTCGGACTCCGACAAGCGAAAACACTTTATGCTGTCGGTAAAGATGTTTTACGGAAATGGTCATGACATTGGCGTTTTTAACTCGAAACGGATTAAGGTTATATCCAAGCCGTCCAAAAAGAAACAATCGCTGAAGAATGCCGACCTGTGCATAGCCAGCGGCACCAATGTAGCCCTGTTCAATCGCCTGCGTTCCCAGACTGTCTCCACGCGATATCTTCACGTGGAGAACGGACACTTTCATGCGTCGTCAACACAATGGGGAGCTTTTACGATACACCTGCTGGATGACAATGAGTCCGAGTCGGAGGAGTTTCAGGTGCGCGATGGTTACATTCATTACGGAGCCACGGTAAAACTGGTGTGCTCCGTTACGGGCATGGCCCTGCCACGTCTGATCATCCGGAAGGTAGACAAGCAGATGGCCCTGCTGGAAGCCGACGATCCCGTTTCCCAGCTGCACAAATGCGCCTTCTACATGAAGGACACAGATCGAATGTATCTCTGCTTGTCGCAAGAGAAAATCATACAGTTCCAGGCCACGCCGTGCCCAAAGGAGCCCAACAAGGAGATGATCAATGACGGCGCCTGCTGGACCATCATATCCACCGACAAGGCTGAGTACCAGTTCTACGAAGGCATGGGTCCCGTGGC TTCCCCAGTCACTCCAGTGCCAATCGTTAATTCCCTTAATCTCAATGGCGGCGGGGATGTGGCCATGCTCGAGCTGAGTGGCGACAACTTTACGCCGCATCTGCAGGTGTGGTTTGGCGATGTGGAGGCGGAAACCATGTACCGCTGCACGGAGACATTGCTGTGCGTGGTGCCGGAGATTTCACAGTTTCGCGGCGAATGGCTTTGG GTACGTCAGCCCACGCAGGTGCCCATTTCGCTGGTGCGCAACGATGGAATAATTTATGCCACCGGTCTGACCTTCACGTATACACCTGAACCAGGTCCTCGGCCGCACTGCAACACACAGGCCGAGGATGTGATGCGAGCGCGAcagaacaataacaataataacatcACCAGCAttagcaacaataataacagcaACAATGCGGGATCGCCGGCGGCCGGCGGTggcttgcaacaacaacagcagcagcatcaggcTCTGCCCTCCATCTCAGAAGTGCAATGGAATAGTCATGGTAGCGGCTTATCCTGA
- the LOC6611327 gene encoding anamorsin homolog, translating to MENFKGLQKSLYIWTDSADLDKRVEQLKAATGGDVALENVHRLSFSSYANSSFDLIVIECAQLTDSYVKLLHMLKPSGKLHLVSFIGPAASLLQEIKLSGFINCREDSPDALSAEKPGYETGSSARLSFAKKNANAANVWKISGDDEELIDEEELLDEEDKQKPDPAGLRVCSTTGKRKACKNCSCGLAEELETEKQSQKATENAKSSCGNCYLGDAFRCSTCPYLGMPAFKPGEKVQLADNLLKSDI from the exons ATGGAGAACTTTAAGGGTCTACAAAAATCCCTGTACATATGGACGGACAGCGCCGACTTGGACAAGCGCGTGGAGCAACTAAAGGCGGCCACAGGCGGCGATGTGGCTTTGGAAAATGTGCACCGTCTTTCGTTTT CTTCCTATGCCAACTCCAGTTTCGACCTGATTGTGATCGAGTGCGCCCAGCTGACCGACAGTTACGTAAAACTGCTGCACATGCTGAAACCCAGTGGCAAACTGCATTTGGTGTCCTTCATCGGTCCGGCGGCTAGTCTTCTGCAGGAGATCAAGTTATCCGGATTCATAAACTGTCGCGAGGACTCTCCAGATGCTTTGAGCGCCGAGAAGCCGGGCTACGAGACAGGATCCTCAGCCAGGCTGTCCTTCGCAAAGAAGAATGCCAATGCAGCCAATGTGTGGAAGATAAGCGGTGACGATGAGGAACTGATCGAtgaggaggagctgctggaCGAGGAAGACAAACAGAAGCCGGATCCGGCTGGTCTGCGTGTCTGTAGCACCACGGGCAAGCGCAAGGCGTGCAAAAACTGCTCCTGCGGCTTAGCCGAGGAATTGGAGACTGAAAAACAGAGCCAGAAGGCCACCGAGAATGCTAAGTCCAGCTGTGGAAAT TGTTATCTGGGCGACGCCTTCCGCTGCTCTACGTGCCCCTATTTGGGCATGCCCGCCTTTAAGCCCGGCGAGAAGGTGCAATTGGCCGACAACCTCCTGAAATCCGACATTTAA